A region from the Gemmatimonadota bacterium genome encodes:
- a CDS encoding ABC transporter permease, which produces MPLLEGVRLALAQIRAQKLKSFFSLIGVLIGVMFLMTVVSVVEGLDRYMKQDFARTVYGLNTVTVRRRPSVWFSTSSAEWRQMRRRPRLTFDDLAAVRQQLGVPALVAASSDAGGRIEAADGTEVENVWLTGATADYFRIREYEVGRGRLFTGPEDELGAAAVVLGHEAAEKLFGALDPIGRMVRIKGSSFRVIGVLEKQGSLFGMSLDNRAVAPARSAISRMVNPHRIIDEILIRATDAQGMARALLAAESIMRARHRLRPGESNDFEIETAEDSMSFWTRISRILYVAFPGLVAIALVVGGMVIMNIMLVSVAERTREIGVRKALGARRRDILLQVLIESATLSGLGAMIGILLGVGLAQLVRAASPLPAAIALHWIGAAALLGVGVGVLAGLYPAARAAAMDPIVALRHE; this is translated from the coding sequence ATGCCCCTGCTGGAAGGCGTCCGCCTCGCCCTTGCCCAGATCCGAGCCCAGAAGCTGAAGAGCTTTTTCTCCCTCATCGGCGTGCTCATCGGCGTGATGTTCCTCATGACCGTGGTGAGCGTGGTGGAGGGGCTCGACCGCTACATGAAGCAGGACTTCGCTCGCACCGTCTACGGGCTGAATACGGTCACCGTGCGGCGCCGCCCCTCCGTCTGGTTCAGCACCTCTTCCGCCGAGTGGCGCCAGATGCGCCGGCGCCCGCGCCTGACGTTCGATGATCTGGCCGCTGTCCGGCAGCAGTTGGGGGTCCCCGCACTGGTTGCCGCGTCGAGCGATGCGGGCGGCCGCATCGAGGCCGCGGACGGCACGGAAGTCGAGAATGTCTGGCTGACCGGCGCCACGGCCGATTACTTCCGGATCCGCGAATACGAGGTTGGCCGGGGCCGCCTCTTCACGGGCCCGGAGGACGAGTTGGGTGCAGCCGCCGTGGTGCTGGGCCACGAAGCAGCGGAGAAGCTATTTGGCGCCCTCGACCCGATCGGCCGCATGGTGCGCATCAAGGGCTCGTCCTTCCGCGTGATCGGTGTGCTGGAGAAGCAGGGCAGCCTCTTCGGCATGTCGCTGGACAACCGCGCCGTTGCGCCAGCCCGCTCCGCGATTTCCCGGATGGTGAACCCGCACCGCATCATTGACGAGATCCTGATCCGCGCCACGGACGCCCAGGGCATGGCGCGCGCGCTGTTAGCGGCGGAGTCCATCATGCGGGCCCGGCACCGGCTGCGCCCGGGCGAGTCCAACGATTTCGAGATCGAGACGGCGGAAGACAGCATGAGCTTCTGGACGCGGATCAGCCGCATCCTGTACGTCGCGTTCCCGGGGCTGGTAGCCATCGCTCTGGTGGTGGGCGGGATGGTCATCATGAACATCATGCTGGTCTCGGTCGCGGAGCGAACGCGCGAGATCGGCGTGCGTAAGGCGCTGGGCGCCCGACGCCGCGATATCCTGCTCCAGGTGCTGATCGAGTCGGCCACCCTCTCCGGCCTGGGCGCCATGATCGGAATCCTGTTGGGCGTCGGGCTCGCCCAGCTCGTGCGCGCCGCCTCGCCGCTGCCCGCCGCCATTGCGCTGCACTGGATCGGCGCCGCTGCGCTCCTGGGCGTCGGCGTCGGCGTGCTGGCCGGGCTCTACCCCGCCGCGCGCGCCGCAGCCATGGACCCCATCGTCGCCTTGCGCCACGAGTAG